In the genome of Arachis stenosperma cultivar V10309 chromosome 2, arast.V10309.gnm1.PFL2, whole genome shotgun sequence, the window GAGTTATACCAATGGGAGTTGAAATTAGTATATCAATTACATGAAACTTTAAGGCCTATTAAGCTAGCACGTGATAAGCAAGACAAAGTTGTTTGGAAGTTCGACAAGGAATGTATTTTTTCAACTAACTTTTTTGTGTAGGTGATGTAGTTAGAATCCCTCCCGAAGGAAATAACCAGCTATAGTTTCACCAGAACCATTTGGAAAGGTTTAGTTCTGCCACGAGTGGAGTTATTTATTTGGTTTACTTTGATAGGGAGAGTGAATACCAAAGAAAGACTGCATATACTGTGAATTATTAGACATGGTGATAACACATGTGTTTTATGTAAAAAAGATGTTGAATATATTCACCACTTCTTTCTGGGCTGTGAGTTTATTTAGCAGGTGTAGTGTCAATGGCTATCTGACTTTGGGAGATTGTGGTCTATTCTGGGCTCACTAAAGGAGCACTTTGAGAGCTGGACAGATGTTGCTAACAGGAAGGGAGAGCGCAACAAGTGGCTCATATGCTTTTTTTTTCAGTTATTTGGAACGTCTGGCTAGAGAGGAACCGGCGGATTTTTAATAACACAGAAGGGGTGCAGAGGAGGTGTTCCATAAATCTATAATCAATTATAGAGAGTGGAGTAGTTTGGATCCATTttgttgttgatggcaatgccgGAAATGACACTAGGGACATTTTTTTGTTCATTGTCTTTACATGTTCTTTTTGTTTGGTAGTTTTATTGTCGCTCCACTATATTGTGTTGAGCTCCgttgttcaaaaaaaaaaagaattttatatATAACTTTGATAAATCTAGGTATATAATTTATCATCAAGTATATAATAGTGTTAACTATCAATTCGGTACCTCAAAAATTTAATTGTTGACAAAAAGATTCTTAAAATATGTTTATCGATAAAATAGCTCCTGAATGATTTGAAAATGCAATAAAATAagcaataattattatattttttgtgagTGACATAAAAACTTTTGTTTTTAGAAAACAACTTATCCATTTTGATCTGAATTTTCATAGCAAcatttgaataattatttaaaggtgcacaaaaaaaatttgaaacaaaaagaaCAAAATTTGATCTCgaaatttcttttaatattcAAAAAAATGTGGTCattcacaataaaaaaaaattaacaaaaattcactttacataaaattatcaaattttaagaatgaaaagatcttattttcttaataatCATTGCAAAAGTTTGCATCAAAATCCAATCTCTAAAGTctttttttagaatatatatttaatgtttAGTCCTTTTTCTTAcatttttaaatcttttgagGACTTATTTGTCGATAGCATCTTCTAAGATTTTTTTTGTCATCCGTGTAAACTTTTGGGTACGATTTTAATAATTTACTCTATATAATATCTTGATGACTTGGTTCACGGCATCACAGGGCTAGTCTCAAACCAAAAAGGAGATTACAACAGTAAAAATGTCAATCTACTTGGTgagttaatatttaaattagctCCAAAAATTTGCTTTAAGTCTTAAATTGGCCATTGAAATTTCAATTACCTCAATGTGGACCTTAAATTTTTACTCTATAACTCACATCTCAAATAATTTATGTTGATGGCGTACTAATATGAAATGATGACGTAAATAGTTAGTGTCACGTGTCAGAACAATATTCGATCAAGAATAACGAAGGGATGGCATGTTTGTTATTGACACGTTATATGCTGACATAAATAATAATGTCACGTGTCATAACATGATTTGTACACATATTAGTTGTGCCTCGTGTTATAATATGATTTGTTCACGTGTCAATAATATATTATCATTTTAAGTGATTTAAATTAGCCTCTAAAATTTTCATTCATAACTCATTTTTATCCATCAAATTAAAGAATGAAAATCATTAATTTCTTTTCTATTCTTTGCTTTTTGCATAAATAGAAATCttcttattaatatttttaaattttatagttatattacataattttttataataatttaatattaataaattttataacatataATTACATTATTTCAATAAGATAAATATAAGATTGACTGCCAATGAGTAATAACTCAAATGGCATAGTCTCCCTATACTCAATTAAGAGGTTGCGGGTTCGAGTCTCCtatctttgataaaaaaatatatatatatatctatatatatatatatatatatatatatatatatataagattgACTAAAATATGCATCTTTTTATTTTGGTCTAAATTATGCCTATTACTattaatactaattaattaataaaacacCTCTGATATGAAAATTATCACAAAATGAGATTtctgaaaaatatataaagagaataattaaatttgtcttTTATATGaacattaataattttttttcttttctttcaaattcatcttcaaAATCAACCTCTCACAAGACTTCGTTCATAAATCATATAACGAAACAAATAAATGCTAAACCTTCTTTCATTATCAGCTTTTAgcttcatattttaagtttctTGAAATAGTTTTTCTATTATGTAACaagaattttatttaatttacatgagaaaaaatagatgaaaaattagaagatttctaaaagatattaataatttttgaatgaagagtgctacacatacaagtcatTTGGTTTACAAGTCATACAAGTTGGGAGAAACTTAACAAAAAGCACGCTGGCCCATATACGATTTCCATGGCGTGCTTCGcgttcctccttctcctcctcctcttccttcttcttctcatccttcttctcctactcttcttcttcttcctccatgaaaacgggtttcttttcaaattttttcgaTCTCCTTCGTGCGttctctctttgccttttcattcGTTGTTTTAACTGCGTTTATCATTGGTATTCTTGCTTcgtttttttcgattttcatggtttctaaaatcaagctttgaaatctttttgaagataatggaacttcagaaatacacccaaccgattacagaaatacaccaaAATGATTACAGAAATATATCCAAACGGTTACAGGAATTCATCCAAAGGattataaaaatacacccaaacgatttaaaaaatacacccaagattCGTTGAAGTACACTTTATGCATAATTTAgaactcttcctctttctcctcctcatcttctactacttcttcttcttcttcattttcttatttcatattcttataattctttttgggaggaaaaaatcaaacaaagaagaaaaaaaatacataatgttgcaaaatcaaaagaagaacGAGGAAAAACACgatgatgaagatgaaacacttcaaaaatgaagaagaagaggcacggaaaaagaagaaggagaagaaaaagaggaggcatggagaaagaaaaagaagaagaaataaatgaCTTGTATGACTTATATGGAAAAATGCTTGTATGTGGAGAATTTCTCTTTttgaatatataaaataaaaaaacaaaaaaatttatttcatgAGCCAAAATAAATCATGAGTGAAAATTTAGAgacaaatttaaattatttaaaataataacatatCAATGACACGTACATAGATCATGGTGCACCATAAGTCATATAACTAACAAagacaaatttaattatgattcATGATACTATCATCCATCTAAGCATGCCACATATCACTAATACACGTCATCCCTTTATTTCACCTGACCAAATATTATTCTAACATGTGACACTATATCAGTATGCCACATCAGCATGACATTAACAAAAATGAATTtgaattttctaaattttgaattttattttagaggatAAAGTATGATCTATCACCATTTATTTCATAGGTGGGATTAAGAGAAAACatgagagaaaaaaatattcaatggTAAGAGATCTTACTTTATCTTCTAAAGTTAAAAACTAAAGTTTAAAGGatccaaattcaacaaaaatgaTTTGAGAAGCTAACATGAGTTACACAATAAAAACTTAAAAGTCCAAATTGAGACAATTTATATTTCAAGGacgaatttaaaatttattgaacTTTGCTAGGTAACCAACTAGGCTACCAGCCAACATTTTAGATTTcaaaaaacttttaaatttaaaaaaaaatgtgctTTTCGTCATCTTTCAACTCCTCCCCCTTCTTCCTCTCGCAATGTTGTGTGCTTGTTTGTAATTCCTCTTGAGCGCCCCCAAGGAAAAGCCTCAGTCACGCGCCACCGCATCCTCCCTCCCTCCCCCTCCCACCCCCCAAAATCCCAAACTTAGGAAAGAAGCATtcaatgacccaaataaaagaAACCATCCATTTACTCAGAAAGAAACATCcgaaaaaacaattaaaaataaataaaagggaACACATCCCCTAAAAAGAAACATCCTAAAATCTATGAAACATCCGGTAACCcacataaaaataatcatccatTTACTTGAAAAGAAACATCCGAAAAAAGTCAAacaaacaaattacaaaaaaaaaaaaaacgaacgCACACAAGGGGCGTTACCTTGTCTATGGAGCCCTTGCAGTCATGACTACTTTGTGCGACGACCTGGAGCGTCGACAACGATGCTGGCATGAAGATCGGCGTCGCAGCAAGAGGCGCTCAACAGGGAGGGACCGATCGCGTCGAGGATTCGTTGCACAGAGAGCTGCGCGTCGCGGTGATGAGGAATCGACACAGGGAAGACGGTACGTAGTCCAGCAAACTCCGCAACAACCTCATATAGCAGGAACTCGCACCAAGGCGTCAAGGATCTGAACGCGCCACTCACGGCAATGAAGATTCCATGCAGGTCAGCCCGACACGGCTCAAAGGAGTTGCGACGAAGGTCACAGCGGCAACGCCATGGGCGATTGAGCTTGAGGGACCGGCAATCCGATGAGAGAGCACTTCATGTTACGAAGCGGTTACACGATGATATTCAGTGGAAGGTTACGTTGCAATAATCCTAATTTTGTAGCACTAATCCTAATTATTTATAATCCTATTTTTACAAAAGTTAAAATCCTATATTTTAAAAAGTTGTTCAAGTTAGCTAATGGTATAGTTGACTTTCTATACATTCTTATTTCAAGAGTCAATTTGAATATTATCTCCTACATGTTCCTGAAGAAAACATGTAGATTTTGACGTCAAACTAATTAGCCCTTAAAAAAAATACCAAATTGGTCCTCCATGATAACAAACGATGGACATGTTATATCCTTCTATTAATTTATCACATAAAACTTAGTAATGGGGCTTATATGTACCATTAATTACTATGTTGTGTCTATTTATGAGATCATCATGTAGATAACTTTTGAAACAAAACTTCATCTATTTTGGTAGGATTCATAATAAATAGAATGCAGTTGATAAGGGTTAGATAGAAACTCAAGAATGCAATTGATAAAGGTTAGATAGAAACTCAAGATAATAATATTAGGTTAGATAAAAACTCAAGATAATAATATTTCCCTTTGGTAGCAAAAATTTAACCAGATAAACTAGTTAACAAACGCGTATAGCAACCAAAGATAAACATGCCACTGAACTAAACGATGCCAGAGTTTGGACTGCAatacttcaaaaaaaaattcgatCTTGTCTTTGCATAAGATTATGATATAACTAACCCgcaaaaataaaaaccaaaaatcttttttatcatAACAGAGTACAAGAACAAAATATCTAGACAAGAAACTAAGTAACTCTCGGTAAACCTCACTGTGAAACACCCAACCACTTAGAGAAGTTATCAAATTCAGTGTAATCAGAATCTGAAACCATAGTTTGATACCATGCCTTTCCAGCGGCCCTGATGGCAGAAGCTTCCTCCTAACAATCACAGACACAAAAAAGATGCAATTAAACAATTACCAAAGTTTAAGGCAATGTATCAACCAACAACATGAGCAAAGGCATTCAATTACCAAAGAGACATTATACAAAAGAAATTCATGTCACCACAAATAGGTGAACTTGAATGCCATAGTTATATTTAAATTCATGCTGATTTGATTTGGTATTCTATGGCCTAAGATTCATCATTGTTCTCATCTAACACATACATATGTAGCTGAGTAAAAACACAAGCACATTGCAATTATCAAAGAACAATTTGAATCAACTAACAATTACCATTTACAACACATGCACATACTTTAAGCTATTTGACGGAACCATGGAACGTTATTCACAATCCCCCGCACAAACTAAGATGCACCCGGCATAAAGAACATAAAAATCATGTTCGACCAGTAAATTGCAGCCAGAAAAGCTCTAAAAAGAATATGATCAGCACGAACATTAATACAATTAAATCAACAACAGAAATAACAATTTATAGCTGTTAGTCCACGCCACACCGAATCACAGAATCAATATAGCAAATCTGAAAACACAATAAACCCATATTCAACACGAATCTacaatcaataatatttttttttaaaagaaattggaaCCCTAAAGCACTGCAAAACAACTAGATATATCACAAAATGCATAATCTCAAAATATAACAATATACACACCATTTTCAAACCAAATCCACACTATCACAATATCACACAATGCTACATActaaattcataaaaatgacaaGTGCTGCATAGTTGAAATTCACATACCTTGGAAACAGTCTTCCTCTTCTGGTCAAGCTTCTCCTTCTTGGCCTTAACGCGTTGCGCCTCAGCAAGAAGTGCCATCCTCTTAGCAGCCTTAGCATAAGGGTTCAACCTCAACATGACATTCAGGTTCTTCAGAGGGTTCTTCTTCAATGTAGCCCTCTTAACCTCCTTCTTGATCGGCCTTACAACACTCTGCACCTCATCAGAGTTAATAATCCTAGCCAAATCTGCATTCACCATCTTCGCCCTAGGAAGCAAGTACCCCTTCTTCTTCTCAGACGGCTTCTCAAACGAACCATAAATCGAATCAAGCTTCTCGAATGCCGACTTAGTCCATATTACAAACCTCCCAAGGTGTCCACCAGGCGCCAATTTCAATAAATTCAGTCTCTCAACGTTCGCAACTTCGACGCCAGGAATGTTCCGGAACGCCTTAACAGCCTTAGCTCCTTCAGTTCCGTACACAATCAGAGGTCCCTTTCTTGAAATGTATCGGCGGTTACGCATTTTCCCCTTACCAGGGCGAATTGCGTGGCTGTCCTTTGCCTTCTCAGCGTCGGAATAAGCTCCGATGGATTTCAAGACGTTGATCGCTTCCTTTGTCTTTTCAACGGCTTCCGCGGCATCTGAGACGACGAGAGGGAGCTCCGGCACGGTGTCAATGCGGTGGCCGCGTGCGACGACTAGTGAGGGAATGGCAGAGGCCGCAATGGCGGAAACGACGGCGTACCGCTTCTGGTTGACGTTGATCTTGCGGTGCCAGCGGCGCCAGATCTTGGTAGGGGCGAACATGCGCCCGCCGCGGCACATGTTTCCGAAGGCTCCCTGGCCAGCACGGTGAGTTCCGCCGCCGGGAACACGGGGGATACGGGAGACAGCACGCCCGGTTCCCCAGGACTCGGCGGAGGTTTGGTGGCCGGCGCGGCGGGAGACGGCATAGGGCTGGCGGGAGTTCTTGGAAATGTTGTCGTGGACGAATGTGACGATGTCAGGGCGAATGGCGGCCTTCATGACATCGGGAAGTGGGACAGTTGGTTGGGCATCGGTGGCCATGTCGCCATCCAAGGGTTGGACGGTGACAAGGGGTCGAGCTGCTGCTGCGGCCATGGTTAGGGAAATGGGGGAGAAAGAGAAGGGCGGGGGGAAGTGAATTAGGGTTTTTCTTTAGGGTGAGAGTAAGAGAGTTTGGTTAAGAACGAATTTATAGTGTCTCTCTGCAAAAAGGACatctcattttcttttcctGTGTCTATTATGTGTGCGATTGTGTTTTGCAACTGTTGTGGTTTTAGGTTTGGTTTGATGGTTTGGGCCGCGTCTCTTTTGGGTCCCTTGCGGTAATTATTTAggtttatttttgtgttgaatAATTATCCAAATCTATTTTTGATAGGATGTTTTAAttctcaaaaaaattaatacacatatTAATACTTAATTTTTGTTTCTGTCGGTAAATTAAGTTCCTCATATAATTTCTCTGTTTAAGATTGTCAAAAAATTCTGATGTGACACATTTAGTATTAAAGTGTTCGATAATATGTACCAATGTCCCTTATAGATAAATTGATCTCATCCTTGTCAGCAACACGACGTTGTTTTGGATGTGGAGCAAAAGACAACATTAAAATGGGAGAATAAAAATTATGTTTCTTCAACCTTCATGGAATTGCATTTTTTTTTCCGAAGGCCTTCTTCTTCTACCGTCGCCGCAATTACCTCATTTGCATCTTCCCATAGAACCCATCCATCGTTTCCTGCTTTCTCTTTGACCCAAGGAACCACGCATGGTGTCCTCTTCCACCCATGGCCTAGAACCCTCAAGTCTACGGTCTCTGCAACTTTGCCGTAGTCCCTTTCGGCCACCACCTCTATGTCCTCGGTAGATTCCTAACGACCGCCCTTTCCCTTCCTCTACAACTTCACGTGGTGTCCACGCACCCTCATGCTCTCTTCGCGTGGCAGCTTCATCTGCATTATGGTTTCGCGCTCTGGACAGATTCTTATCATCGCGCTCTCTCAAAATCGCGAGACACTGAAGTGTATGTTATTTTGCAATGTGTGTTGCAGTATAGAGCACAATGCAAAATTTACAAAGGCTCTTTGGTTTTGTATATATGTTCCTTGATAGTTACTAAAGATGTCGATGaacattttttgtttgtttcttttaggAAAATTATCACAATAGAGTAGTTTAGGGTTATATGATTGTGGTTTTCTTGATTATAGGTATTTGTTCTGAGACCACTACAACTAGATCCACTGCGTCTTCCTCCTTGGCAATTCGATGAAGAAGACTTCCTTTTCTGGTCGCCGTTGTAGTTGAACTAGGGTGATGATTGAATtattgatggtatagaatttcactaatgaaatttcgttgcaagtatagtttctaaaccaacaataatcctttcatacaaaaatttggttgtcacaagtaacaaacccctaataaatctaataaccgaagtatttaaatctcgggtcatctctcaaaaAAATTGCAgtgtagtgttcttgttattggttatgagttgtatgttttggggtttttgagataaTAAACATGAAATATAAATGGAAAAGGAAATCAAATGACAAAAAAagaggtcttggcaaggtttggtggtcaaggatctctattcttatcactaaccacaacatgagaattggcaaggatcaatcccattaaatcatcctctaactagtaaaggaaagtcaaatgagctatatcaatccaagtccataagttcTAGCTATCCACTAAATCAATTAGTGATGGCTAGAGTCAacggctcccaatcatcaattacttggacattagtgaCTCAAGAGTTCTTAAGTTACCATCccaagccaagagcataaaattctactctaacatcttttcaaacattttatcaaatacttggaaggcataaaagaaaagcataataagattgcaataaaagtaaatctacactactcaattgtaAGGAAATTAATAGCAACAATTCAATTAAGCAATAAAGGAACATGAAACATGAAATTGCATAAAAGGAAAATGGAAGAACAAAAGTGCATCAACATAAAAGTAGagaattaaaagaattaaatgcTAAACTAGAGAGATGAGATGTAAAAGAACAAGAAttacaaaagaaaaagtgaatcaaagcatgaaattaacctagatctaagaaatcctaatctagatctaacctaatcctaattctagagagaagagagagcttctctctttagaaactaactttccctccaaaactaaactaaactaaactaatgtgTGAAGTGCTTGTGATTTTCCTTCAAttcttgggttaaatagcatcagagaTGAGTTGGTTTGGCCTGGGAAGCCCAGAATTCGCCCCCAAcattttgcctttaagtgagtcacgtgcgagcatcgacgcctacgcgccatgtacgcgtacgcatcaCCATGTGACTCCACAATCCACGCCTGCGCCAAAGCTTTTCCTCTTGCATCCCTTGGCAAtttctccacttgcatgctttttctcttcatccctttgatccattcctagcctttccaacctaaattcactaacaaacatatcaagggatctagtggaatcaaaggtgaatcaaaattagcaattaagggcctaaaaagcatgttttcacacttaagcacaaattaggagacaatcatgaaaccatgctattcCTTTGGAtgaatgtgggtaaaaggtgataaaatcctctaaattaagcacaagataaaccctaaacatggggtttatcaacctccccacacttaaaccataGCATGTCTTATGCTAAATCAAGAAGgaaacaaagggtatcaacatttattcaatgcaaactaattaaatgcaacctatctacatgcactatctaaatgaatgcaagtACTCAGtcaaaacaaatcaattcccaagagaatATATATAAGCTTAA includes:
- the LOC130961251 gene encoding 60S ribosomal protein L4-like; its protein translation is MAAAAARPLVTVQPLDGDMATDAQPTVPLPDVMKAAIRPDIVTFVHDNISKNSRQPYAVSRRAGHQTSAESWGTGRAVSRIPRVPGGGTHRAGQGAFGNMCRGGRMFAPTKIWRRWHRKINVNQKRYAVVSAIAASAIPSLVVARGHRIDTVPELPLVVSDAAEAVEKTKEAINVLKSIGAYSDAEKAKDSHAIRPGKGKMRNRRYISRKGPLIVYGTEGAKAVKAFRNIPGVEVANVERLNLLKLAPGGHLGRFVIWTKSAFEKLDSIYGSFEKPSEKKKGYLLPRAKMVNADLARIINSDEVQSVVRPIKKEVKRATLKKNPLKNLNVMLRLNPYAKAAKRMALLAEAQRVKAKKEKLDQKRKTVSKEEASAIRAAGKAWYQTMVSDSDYTEFDNFSKWLGVSQ